From Methylovorus glucosotrophus:
AGGCACGGCAGCCGAACCGGAAGTCGCCATTGGCGAAATGAGCGGGCCTATGGGCGTGGCGTTTGCCAATCTGCTGGGAGACCAGGTCAAGGGGCATACCCGTGTGCTGGCGATTCTGAATACCGATGTGATGGTACGCCCGGCGACATTGATGGTGAGCAAGGTGACGGTGGATAACTCCCGTTACACCAATATTCTGATGGGCACCGTGCAGGCGGCGATTGCCAATGGCGTGCTGGATGCCGTGCGCAATGGCGATATCCCCAAAGACAAGGTGAATGACATCGGCATTATTGTCTCGGTGTGGCTGCACCCCAGCGTGGCGGACAAGGATGACCTTGATCACAAGGTGCTGTTTGAGTTGCACCGCAAGGCCACGGCCCAGGCCATCCATAAAGCCATGAGCAACGAGCCCAGCATCGACTGGCTGCTGGAAAACCAGGAAAAGATCGTGCACAAGTACTACCAGATGGGCCTGGACGGCAAAATCTAGCGTTCGGTTTCCCCTCATTGGACACATGCAGGAGGCCGCGCTGGCCTCTTGTGCGTGTTTACTCGCCAGAAGCGCTGGCTATAATGCAGCTTGAATAATCCTCCATTGCAGAAAGGCGCTTCCATGAAAAGCTACCGCAAAGAACTCTGGTTCAATCCTCCCACCCGCGTTGCCTTTATCAATATCACCCCGCAAATCCGCGAGTGCCTGCGCGAGAGCGGCGTGCGCGAAGGCTTTGCCCTGGTGAATGCCATGCATATCACCGCCAGTGTGTTTATCAATGACGATGAATCCGGCCTGCACCACGATTACAAAGAGTGGCTGGAGCGTTTGGCACCGCACGAGCCTATCCGCAATTACCGCCATAACGATACCGGCGAAGACAATGCCGATGCCCACATGAAGCGTCAGGTGATGGGGCGCGAAGTGGTGGTGGCGATTACCGAAGGCCAACTGGATTTTGGCCCGTGGGAGCAGATTTTCTACGGCGAGTTTGATGGCCGCCGCAAAAAACGCGTGCTGGTCAAGATCATCGGCGAGTAAAGGCTATGTTACGTATCCTCTGCCTGCTGCTCATTGCGCTACTGGCTGGTTGTACCGGACGCCAGCTATACGATAGCGCGCAAGCCACCCGCCAGGCAGAGTGCCGCCTGTTCACCGATCCGATTCAATGGCAGAACTGCATGGATGCGGCCAATCGCAGCTATGACAGCTATCGCATGGAAATGCCCAAGAAGGAAGCTCCCTGATGGCGCAACGTGTCCTCATCCTGTTTTCGCATCCCTACGCCGAAGCCTCGCGTGTAAACCGCGCCTTGCTGAATGCCGTGCTCGACTTGCCGGATGTCACCGTGCATGACCTGTATCAGCATTACCCGGAGCAAATGATTGATGTCGAGCATGAGCAGGCGCTGGTGGCGGAGCATGATGTGCTGGTGTTTCAGCATCCGCTGTTCTGGTATTCATGCCCGGCGCTGATGAAGAGCTGGCTGGATACGGTGCTGACCTTTGGCTGGGCCTATGGCGATGATGGCGATGCCCTGCGCGGCAAGCCCTGGGTGCATGCCATCACCAGCGGTGGCGCTGCCAATGTGTATCAGCGCATGGCGTACAACCAGTTTTCCATTGCCGAATTGCTGCGTCCTTTTGAGCAGACCGCCACCTTGTGTGGCATGCCATATTTGCAGCCTTTTTTAACGCAGGACGTGAATCAGCTCGATGAAATTGCGCTGCAAAAACGTGCCGCGCAATATGCAGCCTGGGTGCAGGCGCTGGTCGATGGTGACTTGCCGCCGGTAGTGCATACCGCGCATGCGCCACAAGTTGATTTCCTGGAAGGAGCATAAGCATGGCGGAAGCACATACCCCGGCCTTGCTCCTTCAGGGCGCTGTCTATCTGGGGGCCGCCGTGCTGGCCGTGCCCTTGTCCAAACGCCTGGGGCTGGGCTCCGTGCTGGGCTATCTCATCGCCGGTATTCTCATTGGCCCATGGGGGCTGGGGCTGATTGCCGAGACTGAAACTGTGCTGCATTTTTCCGAATTCGGCGTGGTGATGATGCTGTTTCTCATCGGGCTGGAAATCGAGCTGGATAAGCTGCTGGAGTTACGCATGCCGATTTTTGGCATGGGCGGCTTGCAGGTGTTGCTGACTATAGGCCTAGTGGTGGCGCTTGGACTCTTTCTGCATCTGGATTGGCGCCTGGCGCTGGTGGCGGGCATGGGCGTGGCGATGTCATCCACCGCGATCGCCATGCAGGTGCTGGCGGAACAGGGCGTGCTGGCCCAGCCCTCTGGCCGGTCGGCGTTTGCGGTGTTGTTATTCCAGGATCTGGCGGTGATTCCGCTGATGATTCTGCTGCTGGTGATTGCGCCTGGCACCGAAACCGCTAGCGGTTTTCATATGGATTGGTTCGCCATTACCAAGGCGATTGCGCTGGTGGTGGTGCTCATTGTCGGCGGCAAATACCTGCTGCGGCCTATCCTGCGCTATATCGCCAATACCGGCTTGCGCGAGATTTTTATCGCCTTTGCCCTGTTCCTGATCATCGGCGTCTCCATCCTCATGACCTCGGTTGGCTTGTCCATGGGCTTGGGGGCTTTTATCGCTGGCGTGCTGCTGGCGGATTCTGAATATCGGCAGGAGCTTGAGCTGGATATCGAGCCATTCAAGGGCTTGCTGCTGGGGCTGTTTTTTATCGCGGTCGGCATGTCGGTCAACCTGCCCTTGATCATGCAGCAACCCTGGCTGGTGCTCGGCCTAGGCCTGGGGTTTGTCATGCTCAAGCTGGTGTTGTTGTTTGGCCTGGCGCGCGCATTTGGCCACAAGTCGCAAGATGCGCTGCTGTTTGCGCTGACCTTGTCGCAGGTGGGCGAGTTTGCCTTTGTGATTTTCAATGCCGCCGCCGATGCGCGGATTTTTACCGACAATACGGCCAGCCTGCTGAATTCCGTGGTGGCGATTTCCATGCTGACCACGCCGCTATTCATGCTGGCGCATGGCGTTTACCTGCGCAAGCGGCTTAACCGCAAATCCTCCAGCCACGATGCATTTGAAGAGCAGCGCGCCGTCATCGTGGCCGGCTTCGGGCGCGTGGGGCAGGTGGTCACGCGTTTGCTGAGCAGCGTGGGCCAGCCGCCCACCGTGATTGATTTTGACCCGAACCAGATAGACCTGATGAGGCAGTTTGGACACAAGGCGTATTACGGCGATATCACCCGGCCCGATGTCTTGCGAGCGGCGGGTATTGCCAAGGCCAAACTCCTGATATTGGCGATTGATAATGCCGAGGATGCGCTGGAGACCGCACGCTATGTGCGCAAACACTATCCGCAGGTGACGATACTGGCGCGTGCCCGTAACCGCAGCTACGCCTTTGAGTACATGGACCTGGAAGTGGATTTTGTGCGGGAGACGTTTGCCGGAGCCCTGCAGCTGGGCGAAAAGGTGCTGACCGAGCTAGGCTACAGCCGCTTTCATGCCTACCGCACCGCCTGGCGTTTCCGTCAGCACGATGAAAAGCTGATGTGGGCCAGCCACCCGATACGCAATGACATGCAGCAAGTGGTGGTCAACAGCCTGCGCATGCGCAATGACCTCACCCGCATCCTCACCGAAGAACAGCAGGGCGATGACAAACGCGAACGCATCAACCAGGGCTGGGAGCAGGTGGGGCGTACCGAGGCAGACCGCAGCTGAACTTGATGCCAGCGGCTTAGCCCGGGTGGTGTTGTGCCCGGGCGCTGGCTTAGCTCTGGATGTAGCTTTCCAGCTGCTGAATCAGGAATTGCTGATATTCGATGGTCGCCTTGACCAGATCGCCAATCGACAACACGCCCACCACCTGGCCATGTTCAATCACCGGCAAGTGGCGTATGCGTTTGCCTGACATCAGGTTCATGCATTCATCCACGGTCTGGTCTGGCGATACCGTAATCACCTGGTGCGACATGATGTCGGAGACCGGCGTGGTTTTGGAGGTCTTGCCCTTGAGCACCACTTCCCGCGCATAATCCCGCTCGGAAAAAATACCAACCAGTGCCTGTCCGCGCATCACGAGCAGAGCACCTACGCGATACTCGGCCATGATCTTGAGGGCGTCGTAAACCAGGCTATCGGGGCCGACGGATAAGATGGTATTACCTTTTTCTTCCAGCAACTGCCGTACTGTTTTCATACATCCTCCTCGAACGTTTTTAAGGCTTATTAAACTGCCTGTTCTTTTTTTCGGCCCGCGCTTGGTGCACGCAAGGGCTTGTTTCGAAATTTGAATATACACCTATCAGCTGCGTAGTTGAACCTAAAATCCCATCATGGGCTTGACATAGTTAGCCAGCTAACTATAATGATCCTAATCATGTTGCAACTACGCGATCTCCCTACCCCTGAAGTGCTGGAGAAATTTGCCCAGCGCTATCCCGAGGCTGATGTCTCGGCGATTTCGTCTTTCCTGCATTTGTTGCGGGTCGCCACCGACCTGTCCATTGCGCTTGATACCTGCCTCAGTCGGCATGGTTTGCTGCAAGGGCGCTGGTGGGTACTGATTCTGCTGATGCGCGAAGAAACCCTGACATCAACGCCCTCGGTACTGGCGCAAAAAGCGGGCGTTTCACGCGCCACCATGACCGGCCTGATTGACGGTCTGGAGCGCGATGGCCTGGTGGAGCGCATCTACGCCGGTGAAGACCGCCGCAACATCAGCGTGCGGCTCACCCCTGCAGGCCAAGCCAAGCTGGACCAGGTGATGCCGGATTACTACAGCCGACTCAAGCAATGCATGGCAGGCCTCGATGAGGCGGGGCGCAAGCATCTGCATGAGATGCTGCACCTGATCGTCGCGGGCGTTCCCGCCATGGTCCAGGCCTGATTCCTCACTTTATCCAATTCGATTCGTTACTAACCCAAGGAGCAATACCATGCAAACCAATGACGCATTAAAGGCGCAATTCAGCACATCGAACCAGGCGTGGGATTCGGCTTTCAACAGCCAGCAGCCCGCTCTGGTAGCCTCTTTTTACGACGATGAGGCCAGTCTTTTGCCATCCGGCGCTGCCCAGGTGACGGGCGGCAAGGCCATTCTGGAGTTCTGGCGTGACCTGATCGGCCAAGGCGTGGTCGATCACAAGCTGGAACTGCTGGAAGTGGGCGCGGATGAAACGCTGGCTTTTCAACGTGGTCGCTGGAGCGCTGCTGCCGTGAATGCCGCGGGTGAACGCCAGGAGTTCAGCGGCAATGTGCATCTGCTGTATCGTCGTCAGGCCGATGGCAGCTGGAAGCTGTATACCCACACCTGGAATTGATACTGCCAAGATGAATACCTCCGCCAGCGCCACGGTGCGCGCCTTCCTGGCTCTGCTTCTGCTCGCTGTACTGTGGGGGTATAACTGGGTGGTCATGAAACATGCCTTGCAATATGCGGGCGCCTTCCAGTTTGGCGCGCTCCGCACATTTCTGGGCGCGCTCTGTCTGCTGATCCTGTTGCCGATCTTGCGGCGGCCGATCCGTCCACGGCAAATCCCCACCTTGCTGTTGCTGGGCGTGTTGCAAACCTGCGGATTTACCGGCCTTATCATCTGGGCACTGGTGGAAGGCGGCGCGGGCAAGACGGCCGTGCTGACGTACACCATGCCATTCTGGGTGATGATCCTTGCCTGGCCTTTGCTCGGTGAGAAAATCCGCGGTACTCAGTGGCTGGCGGTGGCCTGTTCCATCATGGGGCTGCTCTTCATTCTGGACCCGTTGCATCTGGGCGCTGACCTTTTCAGCATGGCGCTGGCGGTGCTCGGTGGTGTGTTCTGGGCCCTGTCGGTAATCATCGCCAAGAAGCTGCATCAGCGTTCGCCCGAGCTTGATTTACTCTCGCTCACTGCCTGGCAGATGTTTTTTGGCTCGCTGCCATTGGTAGCGGTGGCCTTGATTGTGCCCGCTGGTCCTATTCAATGGACGCCCCAGTTCATCGGTGCTGTCGCCTTCAATGCCATACTCTGTAATGCCCTGGCCTGGATGCTGTGGCTGTATGCCTTGCAGCGTCTGCCTGCCGGTATTGCCAGCATGACTTCGATGCTGGCGCCGGTGATCGGCGTATTGGCTGCCTGGTGGCAATTGGGCGAGCGCCCCACGCCGGGGGAATCGATCGGCATGCTGCTGATTGGCGCTGCGCTCGTCATTATCTCGCTGCGCAGCATGCGCAGTCGCGAAGCCATAGACCCCGCCATGGGGCAGGATTAGCCTCACCTTTCTTCGCGTTTTATCGTGGATTGCTTGCTCGAGCGACTGCCAGCAGCAGGCCCGGCTATGGTAAAATCCGGCGAATTTAAAGGGTTAGAGGATTTAGTCATGGCAGGTCATTCCAAATGGGCCAATATTCAGCATCGCAAGGGCCGTCAGGATGCCAAGCGCGGCAAGATTTTTACCAAGCTGATCAAGGAAATTACTGTGTCGGCCCGTCTGGGCGGCGGTGATGTCAATTTCAACCCGCGCCTGCGTGCCGCGGTGGCGGAAGCCAAAGAAGAAAACATGCCAGCAGAAAACATCACCCGCGCCATCAAGCGTGGTACGGGTGAGCTGGAAGGCGTGAATTACGAAGAAATTCGCTATGAAGGCTACGGCATTGGCGGCGCCGCCATCATCATCGACTGCATGACGGATAACAAGCAGCGTGCGGTGGCCGATGTGCGGCATGCCCTGTCCAAAAATGGTGGCAACCTGGGTACTGACGGCTGTGTGGCCTTCATGTTCAAGCATTGCGGCACCCTTGTGTTTGAGCCTGGCACCAGTGAAGAGCAGGTAATGGAAGCAGCGCTGGAAGCCGGCGCAGAAGACGTGATTACCGATGACGATGGCAGTATTGAAGTGATTACACCGCCAGCCGATTTCACCGCGGTGAAGGAAGCGCTGGAGGCAGCAGGCCTCAAGGCGGTGCTGGCCGAAGTCACCATGAAGCCGCTCAATGAAACCGTATTTACCGGCGACGATGCCGCCAAAATGCAGAAGCTGCTCGATGCGCTGGAAGATCTGGACGATGTGCAGGACGTGTACACCACGGCGGTAATCGAAGAGTGACGCCGTTATTGGCGACAGGACGCCGCTGATGCGCATCCTTGGCATTGATCCAGGCTTGCGCTTGACCGGTTTTGGCGTCATTGAAAAAACCGGTGAAAAGCTGAGTTATGTCGCCAGCGGTACGATCAAGACCACGCAGGGCAAGGGTGCCGAGATTGAAGATCTGCCCTCGCGCCTGAAAATCATACTCGATGGCCTGGCCGAGGTGATTGCCACCTATGCCCCGGAGCAGGTGGCGATTGAAAAAGTATTCGTCAACGTGAACCCGCAATCCACGTTGTTGCTGGGGCAGGCACGAGGTGCTGCCATTTGCGCGGCGGTGATCCAGAATCTGCCGGTGGCGGAATATACCGCGCTGCAGGTCAAGCAGTCGGTGGTGGGCAATGGCCATGCCGCCAAGGAGCAGGTGCAGGAAATGGTGAAACGTCTGCTAAAGCTGCCTGGTGTGCCCAAGCCGGATTCGGCCGACGCCCTGGCCTGTGCCATCTGCCACGCACATGGTGGTCAGGGATTGGGGTTGCTGGCAACTGCCGGGTTCCGCGTACGGGGCGGACGGTTGGTGTGAGTCATGTTTTATTTCTGGCACGGCATTTAAAATTTAATCGTGTTGCAGTAGCAGCACCTGTGGGAGTTTGTTCATGATTAGCCGAATCAGCGGAGTCCTGATTGAAAAGGCACCGCCGCAAGTGGTGATTGATTGCCATGGTGTCGGCTATGAATGCGAGGTGCCCATGAGCACCTTTTACAATCTGCCTGCCCTGGGCGAAAAAGTAGTGCTGCTGACGCAATTCATCGTGCGTGAGGATGCGCAGCTGCTGTATGGTTTTGGCACTGACCGCGAGCGGCAGACATTCCGCCAGCTGCTGAAGGTGAATGGCATAGGCGCCAAGTCGGCGTTGTCGATATTGAGCGGCTTGTCGGTGGATGATCTGGCGCAAGCGGTGGCCTTGCAGGAAACCGCGCTGCTGACCCGCGTGCCTGGCATAGGCAAGAAAACAGCCGAGCGCTTGCTGTTGGAGCTGAAAGACAAGTTCAGCGTCGATGGTCTTACCGCGCCCGCAGGCCAGGCAAAATCGGCCAGTGGTGATGTGCTCAACGCCTTGCTCGCCTTGGGGTACAATGAGCGGGAAGCTATGGCAGCCGTCAAGCAATTGCCAGCCGATGTCGTGGTGGCCGACGGTATCCGTCTGGCACTCAAATCCCTTTCCAAATCCTGATAAAGACCGCCTGACAGGCCCATGATAGAAACCGACAGACTGATCGCCGCCGAGCCGCTGGGCCGGGAGGAAGAAGCGCTGGAGCGTGCCCTGCGCCCCAAGGTGCTGGACGAGTATGTCGGTCAGGAAAAAGCCCGCGGTCAACTCGAAATCTTCATCAATGCTGCGCGTGGCCGCAGCGAAGCCCTGGATCACGTTCTTCTGTTTGGTCCGCCCGGCTTGGGCAAGACCACGCTGGCGCACATCATTGCCCGCGAAATGGGCGTGAACATGCGTCAGACTTCCGGTCCGGTGCTCGAGCGCGCAGGCGATCTGGCAGCCTTGCTGACCAATCTTGAGCCCAACGATGTGCTGTTCATCGATGAGATTCATCGCTTGTCGCCGGTGGTGGAAGAGATTCTTTACCCCGCCATGGAAGACTATCGCCTGGACATCATGATAGGCGAAGGCCCGGCCGCGCGTTCAGTGCGGCTTGATCTGCCGCCGTTTACGCTGGTGGGCGCCACCACGCGCGCCGGCATGCTCACCAATCCGCTGCGCGATCGCTTCGGCATTGTGTCGCGGCTGGAGTTTTATACCTCGGAAGAGTTGGCGCGCATCGTGCATCGCTCTGCCACCTTGCTGGATGTCAGCATGCAGGAGGCGGGTGCGCTGGAAATTGCCAAACGCTCCCGCGGCACGCCGCGTATTGCCAACCGCTTGCTGCGCCGCGTGCGCGATTACGCGCAGGTCAAGGCCGATGGCATCGTGACATCGGCGATTGCCGATGCAGCATTGCAAATGCTGGATGTCGATAAACTGGGCTTTGATGTCATGGACCGCAAGCTGTTGCTTGCCGTGCTGGAGAAATTCGGCGGTGGTCCGGTTGGTCTGGATAATCTGGCGGCGGCCATAGGCGAGGAGCGCGACACGATAGAAGATGTGCTGGAGCCGTATTTGATACAGCAGGGTTACCTGATGCGCACGCCGCGTGGCCGTATTGCTACCCAGCAGGCGTACCAGCATTTTGGATTGCCTGCCCCGGCCAGCATGCAAAATGGAAGCTTATGGCAGGAATGAGTGAGAACATGCCCACGGATCAGTTTGCATGGCCGATCCGGGTTTATTATGAAGATAGCGATGCTGGTGGCATTGTCTATCACAGCCAGTATCTCAACTTCATGGAGCGCGCCCGCACCGAGTGGTTGCGCAGTCTCGGCTTTGAGCAGACGGAACTAACCGCGCAGTTTGGCATCATCTTTGTTGTGCGTAACATTCAGATCAAATTTAAAAAGCCCGCCCGTTTCAATGACGCCATCGTGGTGCATAGCCAGATTGCCAGCATGGGCCGCAGCCGCATGGTGTTTGAACAAAAAATTTTCCGTGACGGGCAAGTTCTTACCGAAGCCGATGTCGAAGTGGTCTGCATCGATGCAGTCAACTACACGCCGGTGACGATTCCAGTCCCCATCCAACAGTCAATGAAAAAAATGGAGCAGTAATGAACCTCAGCGAGGATATGTCCCTATATACCCTGATTGCCGGCGCCAGCGTGCCGGTGCAGATTGTCATGGCCATCTTGCTTCTCACTTCCCTGGTGTCATGGTGGTACATCTTCATCAAGGTGTTCAGTATTCGCAGTGCCGAGCGTGATGCGCTGGCATTTGAAGAAGAATTCTGGCGCGGTGGTGATCTCAACAAGCTGTATGACAGTGTGAACGCTGGCCGTCGACGTGCGCAGGGCATGGCCAGCATCTTTGAGGCCGGGTTCAAGGAATATGCCAAGTTGAAACGCCAGGGCGGCCTGGAAATCAGCGATGTGACGCAAAGTGCACAGCGTGCCATGCGTGCGTCCTACAACCGCGAGATGGATGATCTGGACTCGCATTTGCCCTTTCTGGCATCCGTTGGTTCAGTCAGCCCTTATATCGGTCTGTTTGGTACGGTGTGGGGCATCATGAATGCATTTCGTGGCCTATCCAATATGGCGCAGGCGACCTTGTCCCATGTAGCACCGGGGATTGCCGAAGCGCTGGTGGCAACGGCAATTGGCCTGTTTGCCGCCATTCCTGCCGTCATCGCCTATAACCGGTTTGCTTCTGCGGTTGACCGGCTGGCCGTGCGCTATGAAAGCTTCATGGAAGAGTTCACCAACATCCTGCAGCGCAACAAGTAAGGGGGCATCATGGCGAGAACCCGTAAACGGCGGATGATGAACCAGATCAACGTCGTTCCCTATATCGACGTGACGCTGGTGCTGCTGGTGATCTTCATGGTCACCGCACCGATGACCAATCCTGGGGTGGTGGAACTGCCGCAAGTTGGTCAGACGCTGAAGCAAACCGCGGCGCCACTCGTGATTACCGTCAAGGCCAATGATCAGGTCGAAATTGAAGGCAAGGCGCTGGAGCGCGATCAGCTGCTGTTTGAAGTGCGCACCATGCTGGAAAAAACGCCAGAGCGTGCCATCGTGATCGCCGCTGATAAAAATGTGAAATACGACCAGGTGGTCAGCCTGATGGATGGCCTCAAGCAATACAAGGTTGGGCTGCTGCTCAAACCCGCAAAATAGGTTGGCATGATACGCAAGCGTGAAAATTCATTTGCCATACGTGCTGGTGCCCTGTCGGTGCTGGTGCATGGCCTGTTGTTGATGTTGCTGCTGTTTTCCTTTCACTGGAAAACCGTGCAACCCATGAGCGTGGCTCAGGTGGAGCTATGGGAAGCGATCCCCGCTGAAAAAGCGGTGCAGCCACCCAAGCCGGAACCGACGCCAGAGCCACCCAAGCCCGAGCCAAAGCCTGAACCCAAGCCAGAGCCTAAACCCGATCCCGCACCTGAGCCACAGCCCAAGGCCGAGATTCAGGTGAAAAAGGAACCGGTCAAACCCAAGGAAGAAAAGCCGGTAAAACCGAAAGAAGAGCCCAAGCCTGAGCCTAAAAAGAAGGACGAAAAGCCTAAAGTGGACATGCTGAAAAAACTGCAGCAAGCCATGCTGGAAGAGGACGCGAAGGCGACACAGGCCGCCGCTCCCAAGACGGGTCCGGCAGCGTCTGCTTCGCCCAAGGTGGATCCTAGCGAGGTGGCCAAATATATCGGCCTGATCACGAACAAGATCCGCCGCAATGTGAATTCGCAATTGTGCGGTAGTGGCAAGCCTGAGTTGACGTTTAACCTGAATCTCATGCCGACGGGTGAGCTGATTGGTGCGCCACGGCTGGTAAAGGGCAGCGGTATTCCTGCCTGCGACGATGCGGTAGAACGGGCGATTTTGCAGTCTCAGCCCTTGCCATTGCCGACGCAGCCCGACCTGCTTGCACAGTTTCGTAACCTGGAACTCAAGTTCAGGCCGAACGAATAGCATAAGTTTGCTAGAATGACAGAGTTTGCATAAGGGAACTTTGCAAAACATATTTACCCTAATTACCCATGAACAAACTACGCCTACTACTTAGCTTTTTCCTCTTGGCCTTGCCGCTTGCCGGTAAAGCCGCATTGACAATCGAAATCGTTGGCGGCGCTGCACAGCAAATCCCGATTGCTGTCGTGCCTTTTGCCAAGACGCCGGGAGCGCAGGACGATATTGCCACGGTGGTGGGCGCTGACCTGCGCCGTAGCGGCCTGTTCCGTGTGCTGGAAACGCGTGGTGTGGTGAATCAGCCGCACGATCTGCCCGAGGTGAAATATCCGGAATGGGCGGCGATTCAAGCGCAGGCGCTGACCATCGGCTCTGTGGAAACCTTGCCTGGCGGTCGCCTGAAAGTGTCTTTCCGCCTGCTGGATGTGTTGAAACAGAATCAGCTCGCCGGTCTTGAATTCAACATTGCGGCTTCGCAGCAGCGTGCAACCGCGCACAAGATTGCCGACATCATCTATGAAAAACTGACTGGTGAACCGGGTGTCTTCTCCACGCGCATTGCCTACATTACCAAGACCGCAGGGCGCTACGCCTTGCAGGTGGCCGATGCCGATGGTTTCAATCCGCAAACCGTCATGTCTTCGAATGAGCCTGTGATTTCGCCACGCTGGTCTCCCGATGGCACGAAACTGGCTTACGTTTCGTACGAGAAAAAGAAACCCATCGTGTTTGTGCAGTCATTGGTGACAGGTCAACGTAATGTGGTTGCAAACTTCAAGGGCAACAATAGCGCCCCGGCATGGTCGCCTGATGGCAATCGCCTGGCGATTGTGCTGACGCACAGCGCCAACTCGCAGGTGTATGTGATCAATGCCGATGGCACCGGATTGAAGCAGCTGACCTACACAACATCCATTGATACGGAACCCGTGTGGACACCTGATGGCTCGGCGATTTACTTTACCTCCAACCGTGGTGGTGGCCCGCAGATCTACCGCATGGCCAGTACCGGTGGCGACGCCAAGCGTGTGACATTCGATGGCAATTACAACGTAAGCCCGCGCATCTCGCCTGATGGCAAGACGCTGGCATACATCAAGCAGGATAACGGCAAGTTCCGCGTAGCGGTGCAGGATGTTGCCAGCGGACAAGTGCAGGTGTTGAGCGATACTGCGCAGGATGAATCGCCCAGCTTTGCGCCCAATGGCCGCATGATTTTGTATGCGACCAGCATTAGTGGACGTGGTGCATTGGCTGCCGTGTCTGCAGATGGTCGCGTCAAGCAGCGTCTGAGCGAAACCGGCGGCGATGTGCGTGAGCCCGCCTGGGGACCCGCAGCGAATTAGCCGTTTTGTGACGGAGTAGATTTTTTAGTAGTGAATTTTGGTTGTATTTTATTGATTTTAAAGGAGAGAAAAACATGAATAAAAGTTTAGTAACAAGCGTACTGCTGGCCATGATGCTGGC
This genomic window contains:
- the fae gene encoding formaldehyde-activating enzyme translates to MSDPIVMRVGEALVAGGPPGTAAEPEVAIGEMSGPMGVAFANLLGDQVKGHTRVLAILNTDVMVRPATLMVSKVTVDNSRYTNILMGTVQAAIANGVLDAVRNGDIPKDKVNDIGIIVSVWLHPSVADKDDLDHKVLFELHRKATAQAIHKAMSNEPSIDWLLENQEKIVHKYYQMGLDGKI
- a CDS encoding secondary thiamine-phosphate synthase enzyme YjbQ, coding for MKSYRKELWFNPPTRVAFINITPQIRECLRESGVREGFALVNAMHITASVFINDDESGLHHDYKEWLERLAPHEPIRNYRHNDTGEDNADAHMKRQVMGREVVVAITEGQLDFGPWEQIFYGEFDGRRKKRVLVKIIGE
- a CDS encoding NAD(P)H-dependent oxidoreductase: MAQRVLILFSHPYAEASRVNRALLNAVLDLPDVTVHDLYQHYPEQMIDVEHEQALVAEHDVLVFQHPLFWYSCPALMKSWLDTVLTFGWAYGDDGDALRGKPWVHAITSGGAANVYQRMAYNQFSIAELLRPFEQTATLCGMPYLQPFLTQDVNQLDEIALQKRAAQYAAWVQALVDGDLPPVVHTAHAPQVDFLEGA
- a CDS encoding monovalent cation:proton antiporter-2 (CPA2) family protein, whose amino-acid sequence is MAEAHTPALLLQGAVYLGAAVLAVPLSKRLGLGSVLGYLIAGILIGPWGLGLIAETETVLHFSEFGVVMMLFLIGLEIELDKLLELRMPIFGMGGLQVLLTIGLVVALGLFLHLDWRLALVAGMGVAMSSTAIAMQVLAEQGVLAQPSGRSAFAVLLFQDLAVIPLMILLLVIAPGTETASGFHMDWFAITKAIALVVVLIVGGKYLLRPILRYIANTGLREIFIAFALFLIIGVSILMTSVGLSMGLGAFIAGVLLADSEYRQELELDIEPFKGLLLGLFFIAVGMSVNLPLIMQQPWLVLGLGLGFVMLKLVLLFGLARAFGHKSQDALLFALTLSQVGEFAFVIFNAAADARIFTDNTASLLNSVVAISMLTTPLFMLAHGVYLRKRLNRKSSSHDAFEEQRAVIVAGFGRVGQVVTRLLSSVGQPPTVIDFDPNQIDLMRQFGHKAYYGDITRPDVLRAAGIAKAKLLILAIDNAEDALETARYVRKHYPQVTILARARNRSYAFEYMDLEVDFVRETFAGALQLGEKVLTELGYSRFHAYRTAWRFRQHDEKLMWASHPIRNDMQQVVVNSLRMRNDLTRILTEEQQGDDKRERINQGWEQVGRTEADRS
- a CDS encoding CBS domain-containing protein, whose protein sequence is MKTVRQLLEEKGNTILSVGPDSLVYDALKIMAEYRVGALLVMRGQALVGIFSERDYAREVVLKGKTSKTTPVSDIMSHQVITVSPDQTVDECMNLMSGKRIRHLPVIEHGQVVGVLSIGDLVKATIEYQQFLIQQLESYIQS
- a CDS encoding MarR family winged helix-turn-helix transcriptional regulator, translating into MLQLRDLPTPEVLEKFAQRYPEADVSAISSFLHLLRVATDLSIALDTCLSRHGLLQGRWWVLILLMREETLTSTPSVLAQKAGVSRATMTGLIDGLERDGLVERIYAGEDRRNISVRLTPAGQAKLDQVMPDYYSRLKQCMAGLDEAGRKHLHEMLHLIVAGVPAMVQA
- a CDS encoding YybH family protein; this translates as MQTNDALKAQFSTSNQAWDSAFNSQQPALVASFYDDEASLLPSGAAQVTGGKAILEFWRDLIGQGVVDHKLELLEVGADETLAFQRGRWSAAAVNAAGERQEFSGNVHLLYRRQADGSWKLYTHTWN
- a CDS encoding DMT family transporter; the protein is MNTSASATVRAFLALLLLAVLWGYNWVVMKHALQYAGAFQFGALRTFLGALCLLILLPILRRPIRPRQIPTLLLLGVLQTCGFTGLIIWALVEGGAGKTAVLTYTMPFWVMILAWPLLGEKIRGTQWLAVACSIMGLLFILDPLHLGADLFSMALAVLGGVFWALSVIIAKKLHQRSPELDLLSLTAWQMFFGSLPLVAVALIVPAGPIQWTPQFIGAVAFNAILCNALAWMLWLYALQRLPAGIASMTSMLAPVIGVLAAWWQLGERPTPGESIGMLLIGAALVIISLRSMRSREAIDPAMGQD
- a CDS encoding YebC/PmpR family DNA-binding transcriptional regulator, whose amino-acid sequence is MAGHSKWANIQHRKGRQDAKRGKIFTKLIKEITVSARLGGGDVNFNPRLRAAVAEAKEENMPAENITRAIKRGTGELEGVNYEEIRYEGYGIGGAAIIIDCMTDNKQRAVADVRHALSKNGGNLGTDGCVAFMFKHCGTLVFEPGTSEEQVMEAALEAGAEDVITDDDGSIEVITPPADFTAVKEALEAAGLKAVLAEVTMKPLNETVFTGDDAAKMQKLLDALEDLDDVQDVYTTAVIEE
- the ruvC gene encoding crossover junction endodeoxyribonuclease RuvC gives rise to the protein MRILGIDPGLRLTGFGVIEKTGEKLSYVASGTIKTTQGKGAEIEDLPSRLKIILDGLAEVIATYAPEQVAIEKVFVNVNPQSTLLLGQARGAAICAAVIQNLPVAEYTALQVKQSVVGNGHAAKEQVQEMVKRLLKLPGVPKPDSADALACAICHAHGGQGLGLLATAGFRVRGGRLV